A region of Natribaculum luteum DNA encodes the following proteins:
- a CDS encoding winged helix-turn-helix domain-containing protein, translated as MTNNPNDEERLAEQKQRTRMAINALQQHPDTIYADGHWCGLEIWTGLETNKDSDTLENIEWLFGLTLTHASVKHDDEHGTVLDLEYDLIEDHEIPVEDDRITELLDFYDPNQSVEKPIGAAIDDEHEFRKGLVSREDLKKGDVHNHDDVLAALHYDNHNILHDDASGLLSDDNPFGIGHYLDILELAVEPNRFAILHALFNTNDGKSASELADVLGKDGYGLHQHLDRLVDAGLVANWTKHDPETGNYSYFEITGTGHSLHEAITHLIDVEQEASEQFRSGE; from the coding sequence ATGACAAACAATCCTAACGACGAGGAGCGGCTAGCTGAACAAAAACAGCGGACTCGCATGGCCATCAACGCCCTCCAACAGCACCCTGATACGATCTATGCTGACGGCCACTGGTGCGGATTAGAAATCTGGACGGGATTGGAGACAAACAAAGACAGTGATACTCTCGAAAACATCGAATGGCTATTCGGATTAACCCTAACGCACGCAAGCGTCAAGCACGACGACGAACACGGTACAGTTCTTGATCTCGAATATGACCTAATCGAAGACCACGAAATCCCAGTCGAGGACGACCGCATCACCGAACTCCTCGACTTCTACGATCCCAACCAAAGCGTCGAGAAGCCTATAGGAGCAGCCATTGATGACGAACACGAGTTTCGAAAGGGCCTCGTCTCACGAGAAGACCTCAAAAAGGGAGATGTACACAACCACGATGACGTGCTAGCCGCACTCCACTACGATAACCACAATATCCTCCATGATGACGCATCAGGCCTCCTCTCCGACGATAACCCCTTTGGGATTGGGCACTACCTTGACATTCTCGAGCTAGCGGTCGAACCCAACCGGTTTGCCATACTTCACGCGCTTTTCAACACGAACGACGGGAAGAGCGCCTCTGAGTTGGCGGACGTGCTTGGGAAGGACGGTTACGGCCTCCACCAACATCTCGACAGGCTGGTGGATGCTGGATTAGTTGCCAACTGGACGAAACACGACCCTGAGACAGGAAACTACAGTTACTTCGAGATCACCGGCACCGGTCATTCCCTCCACGAGGCAATCACTCATCTCATCGACGTGGAGCAGGAAGCCTCCGAACAGTTTCGTAGCGGCGAATAG